TGCATTAGGTCCTAAGGGAATAAACATAATGGATTTTTGTAAAAGGTTTAATGCAGCAACGCAGTCAATGGAGGGCAATGTTATTCCTGTTATAATAAATGTGTATGAGGACAAAAGTTTCGATTTTGTCCTTAAAACTCCACCTGCTTCCTTTTTAATCAAAAAGGCTATTAAGATTGAGAAAGGTTCGTCAGAACCTAATAAGAAGAAAGTTGGCACTATAAAAAGGTCGCAATTATTGGAAATTGCAAAATTAAAACTTAAAGACCTTAACACCACAGATCTCAATGCAGCAGCACGAATAATAGAAGGCACTGCAAAAAATATGGGTGTTACCGTAATTGAAGGATAGGAAGGTTTGTGGGAGACTTAGGTCGTTAACCACAAGGAGGTTTACGTGAAAAGAGGAAAAAGGTATTTAGAGTTATTGAAGAAAGTTGACAAAGCAAAGGCTTATTCCATTGATGAAGCAATTAATACTGTGGTAAATTTAAAAAGTGCAAAATTCGATGAAACTGTTGAAGTTACCTATGCATTGAATGTTGATCCTAAACAAGCTGATCAGAACATTAGAGGAGTTATTACCCTTCCTCATGGCACTGGTAAAAGTGTAAGAGTGCTTGTTTTTGCAACAGCCGATAAGGCTCAAGAGGCTAAAGATGCTAATGCTGATTATGTAGGTGGGGAAGATCTAATCCAGAAAATTGAAAAAGAAGGTTTTTTGGATTTTGATGTTGCACTTGCTACCCCCGATATGATGAGACCACTCGGAAGAATTGCTAAAATATTAGGTCCAAGGAAACTTATGCCAAGTCCAAAATCTGGCACTGTAACGATGGATATCTACAATGCTGTAAAAGAGTTTAAGGCCGGTAAAATTGAATTTAGGGTTGATAAAACAGGAGTATTACATTCGGTGATTGGAAAATCGTCTTTTACTCCTGACCAATTGAAAGAAAATTTGTTAGCTTTTAATTCCGCAGTTGTTAAATCTAGACCTGCTTCAGTTCGTGGCCAGTTTATTAAGAAGGTTTACCTTTCACTTACAATGTCACCTGCAATTAAGGTGAATGTAAACGAGCTTTTGAAGGCTTAGTTATTTTTAATAAATAAACCAAAGACAGTTGGTGGGATTTAATCCCTTAAATTTGCCAACCGAGGTTAAAAAGAAAGTTGCATGTTACCTCTTTACCCCGGTTGGCAATCAACCGGGTTTTTAATTTGAAGGAGGCTTTATGAAGCGCGAGGAAAAAAGAAAGATCCTTGATGAAATTAAAGAGCAGCTTGCAAAAATTAATAGCGCTACCGTAATGTTTGTTGATTTTAAAAGTATTAAGGCAAATGAAATTGCTTCTCTAAGAAAGAGCTTTAAAAGTGGTGAAGCCTATATTTACTATAGAGTTGTTAAAAACAATCTTTTAAAGCTTGCATGCAAAGAATTGGGTATTTCTGTTGGCGACAATGTCTTCAAGGGTAATGTCGCTCTTGTTATTTCTTCTATTGATTCAACTGAACTTGCAAAGAAATTTGTAGAAGCAAAAGCGGCAGATGAGACTCCACTTTTTGAATTAAAAGGAGGTTTTGTTGAAGGTAAGTATCTTGCAGGTAAAGAACTTGTTGAGCTTTCAAAACTTCCACCAAAACCTGTTATTGTTGGAAAATTACTCTATCTTATAAATTCACCAATTCAAAGACTTGTAACAGTGCTTTCAAAACCAGAGAGAGATTTGGTTACTGTTTTAAACCAAATTAAAGATAAAAAAGAAAGTTTAGCAGCATAAATTATTTTAGGAGGTTTACCATGACTAAAGAAGAAATTATTGAAGCAATTGAAAAAATGAGTGTATTAGAGCTTTCAGAGTTAGTAAAAGCTCTCGAAGAGAAGTTTGGTGTAACAGCAGCAGTTCCAATGGCAGCAATGCCAATGGGTGGGGCAGCTCCACAAGCAGCACAAGAAGAAAAGACAGAATTTGATGTAGTTCTTGTTGGTTTTGACGCCCAAAAGAAGATCAATGTTATTAAAATTGTAAGAGAGAATCTTGGATTAGGGCTTAAAGAGTCAAAGGATCTAGTTGAAGCAGCAGAAAAAGAGCCACAGAAGATTAAAGAAGCTCTTCCAAAGAAAGATGCAGAAGAATTAAAGAAGAAGTTCGAAGAAGCAGGAGCAAAGATCGAGTTAAAGTAGTTGTTTTTTAAAGATTAACTTATAGAGGCCCAGTTATCTTGGGCCTTTATAAGTTTAAAATAGTAAAAAAGGAGATTTTTCTTTTTTGGATAGTATAACATCAATTGTTAAATTGCATTGGTCGAGTTTTTCTTTTAATGCCTCTTTAAAGAATTTTTCAGTTTCAAAGTGCTCTACATCTAAAGTTGTAATGCCTTTTTCTAAAATATTAATAGCAGTATGGTAATTAATATCTCCTGTTATAAATAAGTCAACATCTTCTGGGATTGAATCTATAAGAGAACTACATCCACCTGTGCATACTGCAATCTTATTAATTTCTTTATTTATATCTCCTATTACTCTTACGTATTTTGTGTATGTAAGGCGTTTAAACGTTTCTATAAATTCTTTTAAATGAATTGGTCGATCTATAATTGAAATTGCTCCAATCCCGTAGTTCTTATGAAAAATAGTTTTGAATACATCTATCGCAGGCTCTTCGTATGGATGGGCATTTTTTAATTCAGTAAGTGCCTTATTTAGGTCTCTTTCTCTTACGACAACCTCTACCTTAAATTCATTTACATGTTCTTCTTTGTTTTGGGTTCCTATAAATGGATTGGTGCCTTCAAGTGGTCGAAAAGTGCCTAATCCCTTACTAACAAAGGAACACCTGTCGTATTTTCCTATGTGCCCGCAATTTGCCTCAAATAAAGCGTTTCTAACATTTTCTACGTATTCTTCAGGCACAAAGGTAACGATTTTATAAACGTTTTCCTTACTTTCAATGATGGGTTTAATTTTTTTAAGACCAAGAATTTTTAAAAAATAGTCGTTGAGACCTTCTTCTGCCAAATCAAAATTTGTGTGAAAACTAATAATGTTTATACTGTTGGTAATAGCCTCAAATAAAGCTGGGTTTTTCTTTTTTTCAATTGATTTTATTGGTTTAAACATGACGGGGTGATGGGTAATCATTGTATTAGCAAGATTTTCTTTTGCTTCTAAAACTGTGTCTTGTGTTAGATCGGTTGCCAAAAGTATCTTCGTTATCTCAGAATCCCAGTCTCCAAACTGTAAACCAGAATTGTCGTATTCCTCCTGGAGGAAAAACGGCGCTATTTCATTCAATATAGAATATAATTCTTTAAGCTTCATAACCCCAAATCTACGCTTATGCCTTTTAAAGCTTCAAGAGAAAGTATGAAGAATTCATCTAGCGAGATCCCTAATTCATTTTCACATGCTTTTATCTGCTCTCTATCTGCACCAGCTGCAAAACTTTTCTCTTTGAATTTTTTCTTCATTGAGCTTAATTCAACTGAGGCCAATTTTTTGTCTGGGCGAACTAATGCTACTGCTATGATAAAACCTGTAATAGGATCGCTTACCCATAAGGCTTTATCAAGGAGACTAATTCTTTCAACTCCATGTCTTTCATTGTGTGCAAGCACAGCGTGGACTATATCTTCCTCAAAACCAAGATTCTTAAGGGTTTCTGCTCCAATTTTACTATGTAATTCTGGGTTATCCTTTGTTTGCTCGTAATCAATGTCGTGCAATAATCCAGCAATGCCCCATTTATCTTCATCTTCGTTAAACTTTTTTGCCAAGGCTCTCATAATAGCTTCAGTTGCAAGCATGTGTTTTATGAGATTCTCATCGTGTACGTGCTCTTTAAGCAATTTAAAACTTTCCTCTCTTGTAAGCATGTTATTCTGTAAACCCCCTATCTAAAAATTGTATAATCTAAGAAATTAAAAATACTGTCTCTATTTTCAAGGAATGTTAAAAATTGTTCGTCTATGTTGTCATTAACAATTTCATTGTAAAGTTTGTTAAATGCGTTAATATGAAAATTTTCTCTTTCAGTTGCGTAGTTTATTGCAGTCCCAACTGTAATAAGAAACGCCCAATCTGAACTTTCCGCAAGAAGTAGTTCTCTTGCAAGCATATTTAAAGCCCTTCTTTGTAGATCATTTTTAGGTTTGTCAATTTTATTTGCAATCTCAATCATCTTTTTTCCGATTATGTACAGATTTGAGTATATCCAATCGTTATTGTCATTCAACCAAACCTTGAAATATCCTCCATCTCCCCAAGAAGATATGGCTGGTTCAGCAACTTGGTAGGTATCATATTCCTCAAGATATTTTGACAGTGTTGTTGTTTTTATTACAGATGAGTATTTATCAATTTTTCTAAAGAGTTCACTTAAAAACTCTGGACCTTCAAACCACCAATGACCGAAAAGCTCGGTATCAAACGGTGCAACGATAATAGGTTTTCTGTCCATAATGCTAGAAAGATATTCAATTTGTTTTTCTCTGTTAAACATGTAGTTTCCTGCATGGATCTCAACCATTTCCATTGCTTTTTTTCTATCGTATAATTCTTTTTCATGAAGTCTGACTTTTCCCGTGATTTTATGAATTTTTATTCCTGAATCAAATCTCAATAAATCAGGGTGTATGTATTTTTTCACTAATTTTTCATTTATATCATAGACTATATCTTTGTAAAATTCTCTGTAGTTAAAATCTCCTGGGTATCCTTCCTGCGCACTCCAAACTTGTTTTGATGCCTCGGGGTCTCTTCCAAAAAATGCAACAGTTGATTTGCTTACAATTGGTGCTGATATCCCATAGAATGCCTTTGGTTTTGCAAAAATTAGTCCATGCGCATCAAGAATGGTGTATTCTATTCCATATTTTGCAAGAATTTCATCTACAGGTGGGGCATATGCACATTCACCAAGCCAAATACCTTTTGGGTTTTTCCCAAATATGTTTTTGTAGTTTAAAATACCAACTTCTACTTGCACTTCTTTGATTTTATCGTGCACTTCAAGGGGAAGAATCTCATGAGTTGCAGTGCAGGTAATAATTTCTAAAAATCCTTGGTCTTGTAGTTCCTTAAAGCCATTTAGGACATTTCCTTTAAGAGTGTTCTTATAGAAATTGTATAGGATTTCAAATCTATCCTTATAAAAAAGTAAGTTTTCTTTTTCTTTTCCGTTTTTTTCCTTCAAAAGGTCTTTAATTAGATTAATTCTTAAGTTTACAAATCTTTCAAATCTAAGCATTAATAGTTTGTCAAGGAGCATATTTGTAAGAGGAGGCGTTAGAGACATCGTAAGATGAAAATTAACTCCTTCGTCTCTTAATTTATAGAAGTTATAAAGCAAAGGAAGGTAGCTTTCAACGATAGCTTCGTAAAGCCAGTTTTCCTCCATAAAAAATTCTTCTTCTGGATGTTTTACAAAAGGTAAGTGTGTATGCAAAACTATCGCAAGATAGCCTTTCATTTCTCTTCCTTCCCGAACCTTAGGTATTTTAACTCTTTTCTTGTTTTTTCTTCTTGTTCTATATATTTGTTCATCTCTTCTTGCTTAATTTTTCCTTCTCTTGCCTTTTTAAGAGAAGCCAAGTTTTTAAAAGTGGATGTTCCAAAAGTTTGTTTAGAAGTTGGAACTAATACTTTGTTTGAGTCTAATAACTTTTCAAATTTTCCTTTTTTATCTATTATTCCTAATTCTACCTTCACTTCTTTGTCTTCTTCTACCTTAAAGTAGCTTTTCCCCTCTTTTAAATTAACGGGAATAGAAAATTTTTCAATATCATTTTCTAAAACTCTAATTACTCCTTCGCCAACTTTTTCTGTTTCCCAGTTTACAAATACGTATTCCGGTTCTTTTGCAAGAGCAATGATATGCTCTTCATTTGTTTTTTTAACTTTCTTTTTAAGTTCGTCTTCTAATTTTTTAATTTCTTCAATTGCTTTTCTTGTATTTTTAATAGCTTTAATTAATTCCTCTTTTTTCATATTAGTTCTTTTCTTAATACCTAAAACTTTTGCAAGATTTAAAAGTTCTTTTCTTGTTAGTTTATTTAAGTTTTCAGTTTTTTTCATACATTACTCTCCTCTCCATAAAATTTTTTGGAAAAAGTAAAATCCCTTTCGATAACGACAATATTTGTTTGTGTAACGTAGAAGTATTTTTTATCAAAGTCAGGATTATAGCCAATTTTTATATTGTCAGGAATATTTACATTTTTGTCGATTATTGCTTTTTTAATCTTTACATTCTTGCCAATTCGAACTCCTGGGAAAATAATAGAATCTTCTATTTCGCTTCCTGCTTTTACTTTTACATTATAGAACAATACGGAGTTTTTTACCTGAGCACCACTTATAATTGAACCTTCACCTATTATTGAATTCTCGACTTTACTTTCAATAAGTTCTCCATTCTCATACGCTTCTGTGATTTTACAAGGAGGAAATTGTCTAGAATTAGTGTAAATTGGCCAGCTTCTATCAAACAAATCAATTTTAGGATTCGCCGAAAGGATATCCATATTTGCAAGATAAAAAGCATTTATAGTTCCAACATCTTGCCAATAACCAAAACTACCATCTTTGTTAATAAATTTGTGCGCGTATACGTTGTAACCATGATGTATTGCATATGGAATTATGTCTTTCCCAAAATCATGTGAAGATGTTTTAACTTCTGCATCGTGTATGAGTAGTTCTACAAGAACTTCTGGTTTAAAAACATAAATGCCCATTGAGGCAAGGCATTTGTTAGGGTTGTCCTTTAGCACTGGTGGATCTTTTGGTTTTTCTTTAAAGTTGGTTATTTTTCCGTTTGAATTTGCTTCAATTATCCCAAAGCTACTTGATAGTTCTTTGTCTATCACCAAGGCTGAGAGCGTTATATCCGCATTGTTTTCAATGTGTGTTTTAATGAGATCTCTATAATCCATTTTGTATATATGGTCTGAAGAAAGCACTAAAACAATTTTTGGTTTTTCTTGCTCAATAAAGTAAAGATTTTGAAAAACCGCATCTCCCGTTCCCAAATACCATTTTTCTCCTGCAATTTGTTGGGGAGGGACATCAACTATGTACTCATTAAAACGGACGTTAAGAAAATTCCACCCGAGGGCAATGTGTCTTCTCAATGACCAGGCTTTGTATTGTGTTGCGACAGCAATTCTTTTAATTCCTGAGTTTACGCAATTACTTAGAACAAAATCAATTATTCTGAATTTTCCACCAAAAGGCACAGCAGGTTTTGCTCTTTTCTTTGTAAGAGGATAAAGCCTTTCCCCTTTTCCACCTGCAAGAACATACGCAAAAACATCTTTTTCTATTTGCATATATACCCCTTTTTAATTATTAATTATAATTACTTTTTTAAAATAGTGTATCTTTTTCTTTTATGTTGAGGTATTCTTTTGCGGATTGCGTTAGCATTCTCCCTTTTGGTGTTCGAACAATGAAGTTGATCTTTATAAGGTATGGCTCCACGATTTCTTCTATTGTGCCTTTATCTTCTCCCATTGAAGTTGCGATTGCTTCTATTCCTGCGGGTCCACTGTTAAAATTTTTAAATAGAGTTTTTAAATACTTTCTATCTATTTCATTTAGGCCGTTTTTATCTATATTAAGGCTTTCGAACGCCTTGAGTGTTATTTCTTTATCAATTTTTTTGTTACCTTGTGTTAGTGAAAAGTCTCTTACCCTTTTTAAAAGTTGTATTGCAATTCTTGGAGTTCCTCTTGCTCTTAAACCTATTTCATAGGCACTTTCTTCATCTATATCAATTTCAAGTATGGAAGATGCTCTTAAAACTATTTTTTTAATTTCTTCCTCTGAATAAAGTTCAAGATGGAAAATAATCCCAAATCGATCTCTTAATGGTGGGGAAAGCATTCCAAAACGTGTTGTTGCCCCTATTAATGTAAAAGGTTGCAAGTTAATTGTGATTGTATGGGCACTTCTTTTTGATCCTGATACAATTGGTAATTTAAAATCTTCCATTGCAGAGTATAAAACTTCTTCTACAGGTTTTGGAATTCTATGAATCTCATCAATGAAGAGTATATCATTTGGGGTCATGTTTACAAGAATACCAGCAAGGTCACCTACTTTTTCAATTGATGGTCCTGTTGTATATTTAAGAGATACACCAATCTCATCTGCAATAATTTTAGCAAGTGTAGTTTTGCCTAAACCAGGTGGTCCATAAAAGAGGATATGGTCCAAATGGTCGTCCCTTGTTTTCGATGCCTGTATCGCTATTTTTAAACTATTGATTATTTTATCTTGCCCTATAAATTCCTCTAAGGATTTTGGTCTAATATTCTTATGCATTTGTCAGCTTTTTAATTGCCTCTTTTGTAATATCTTCTATAGACCGATTTGCATCTATAATTTTAAGAACATCTTTTATCTTTTCTTTTTCAAAACCAAGAGATACAAGCGAATCATAAACTGTTTTTAATTTTTCATCCAGTGGACTTTCATCTTTTAGGGCACCACTTAGCTCTAAAACTATTCTTTTTGCTGTTTTTTCTCCAAGTCCTTTTACTTTTAGAAAAGGTTTATAGTCACTTTCTTTTATGGATTTTTTAATTTCTTCGATATTCATATAGTGGAAAATGCTAATTGCAGTTTTAACTCCTACACCTTTAATTTTTTCAACAATGAGTGAAAACAAATCAAATTCCTCTTTGCTTACAAACCCAAAAAGATTAAATTCTTTCTCTTTTATATCTTCGAAAATGTAAAGTGTGTAAGTTTTTCCAATTACGTATTTATCTACATCGTTAACAAATATTTCAAATCCAATATTGTTTACTTCCAAAATAATTGAACTGTCCCCTTTTTCCATTATTGTGCCTTTAAGAAGTCTAATCATCTTCTGCCTCTACAAGATAATTATAAGAATAAATGTGGCATAATGCAATTGCAATTGCATCTGCTGCATCATCAGGTTTTGGAATCTTTTCTAAGTTTAGGATTTGTTTTAAGGATATTTGTATCTCCTGTTTGGTTGCTCTACCATTACCTAAAATATTTTTCTTAGCTTCAAGCGGTGTATACTCGTAAACTTTTTTACCGTATTCTTCTGCGGCTAAAAGAATAATTCCTCTTGCTTCACTAACACTTACAACCGTTTTTAGGTTTGTATTAAAAAATATTTTTTCTATTGCAACAAAATCAATAGGGTATTCCTCTAAAATATTTTTAATAGATAAGTAAATAATCTTAAGGCGCTCACCTAAATGAGTACCTTTAGTAGTCTCAATTGTTCCGTATTTTAATACTGTAATGTTATCCTTATCTTTTTTAAGAATTGCAAAGCCTGTTGTTGCAATACCTGGGTCGATGCCAATGACCGAAAAAGGAGTATCTCTATGAGCCAATTTTTTCAGCTATTTCTTTAAGTTCTTCTTCGTCAATATCGTAATTTGTAAAGTAGTCTTGCACGTCGTCGTGGTTTTCGAGCTCATCTGATAATTTGACTACTCTTATTGCATCGTCTCCGGTTACTTTTACAAGAGTTTTTGGGACCATAACAAGTCCTGCTTCTTTTATCTTGAACCCTTTTTCTTCAAGCGCAGTTTGCACTTTGTCAAGTTCCTGTGCTGCTGTATAAATGGTAAAGGCACCATCTTCTTCTTTAAGGTCTTCTGCTCCTACGTCAGCTATGACCATAAAAAGATCATCAAAACTTAAACCTTGGGCATCTTCCAATTCTATTTGCCCTTTTGTTTCAAAGTTCCATGATACAGCGCCATTTTCTGCAAGTCCTCCACCGTAGTTAGAGAAGATTTTTCTTAGTTCTGCAATTGTTCTGTTTTTATTGTCTGTTGAAATTTTAATTATAAAGGCAGTCCCCCCTGGCCCGTATGCTTCGTAGGTATATTCTTCGTATGAAACACCAGGAAGTTCTCCAGTTCCTCTCATGATCGCCTTTTTGATGTTGTCCATCGGCATACCAAGGCTTTTTGCCTTTTCAATTGCATTTCTCAATCTTGCATTGGTATCAGGGTTTCCCCCACCAGCTCTTGCTGCAATAATGATTTCCTTGGTTAATTTTGTGAATAATCTACCTCTCTTAGCATCTTGAACACTTTTTCTTGCCTGAATATTATGCCATTTAGAATGTCCTGACATTGTTACCTCCTAAATTTTAGATTTGTTAATGTATTCTATAAACATTTTGTGTATTCTTGGATCTTTTCCTAACTCTGGATGAAAGGCCGATGCAAAAATATTATTTTGCCTAACAAACACTGCACCTTCTTCAACTTCTGCAAGAGAAATCACATCCTTTCCAAGATCTTTTGCAACAGGGGCTCTTATAAAGATTGCATGGAAAGGAGTGTCTAAATCTTTTACCTCTAAGTCGATCTCCATACTATCTGTTTGTCTTCCGAAGGCATTTCTTACAACTGTTATATCTAAAACATCTAATGAAGGCTGCTCGTAATTTTCAATTCTTTTAGCTAAAAGTATCATCCCAGCACATGTTCCATATACGGGAAGTCCATTTTCAATTTTTTCCTTTAAAACTTCATCAAGACTAAACTTTGTTATAATCCTTCCCATAGTGGTGCTTTCGCCACCAGGTATAATCAAGCCGTCAATGTTATCAAAATCTTTTTTACTTTTTACAGGAATTGCATCAACCCCAAGGGTTTTAAGCATACTTATATGTTCTGATACTGCTCCTTGTAAAGCTAAAACTCCTATTTTCATGTTATTCACTCCTTACCTGCATTAAATCTTTTTCCGAAAGATCTCTAATGTCTAAACCTTTCATTTCTTCTCCAAGATCTTCTGAAACTTTTACAAGAATTTTTGGATCATCAAAATACGTTGTTGCTGCTACAATCGCTTCGGCTCTTTTTCTTGGATTGGATGATTTAAATATTCCAGAACCAACAAATACACCATCAGCACCTAACTGCATCATAAGGGCTGCATCAGCAGGAGTTGCAATTCCACCTGCAGCAAAGTTAACTACAGGTAATCTTCCAAGTTGTTTTACTTCCCTAACAAGTTCAATTGGGGCACCTATTTCTTTTGCTTCTACGTAAAGTTCTTCTTCGCTCATATTTTGAATTTTTCTAATTTCATCCATTACTAATCTCATATGTCTAACTGCTTCAACAATATTTCCTGTTCCTGGCTCACCTTTAGTTCTTATCATTGAGGCTCCTTCTGAGATTCTTCTTAAGGCCTCTCCTAAGTTCCTTGCACCACATACAAATGGGATCTTGAAGTTCCATTTGTCAATATGGTGTGTTTCGTCTGCTGGTGTGAGCACCTCGCTTTCGTCTATGAAGTCAATTTCCAGTGCTTCAAGTATTTGTGCCTCAACGAAATGACCAATTCTCACTTTTGCCATAACAGGTATTGAAACTGCTTTCATTATTTGCTTAACAAGTGCTGGGTCTGCCATTCTTGCAACCCCACCTTGTGCTCTTATATCTGCGGGGATTTTCTCTAATGCCAT
The Caldisericaceae bacterium genome window above contains:
- the pdxS gene encoding pyridoxal 5'-phosphate synthase lyase subunit PdxS yields the protein MVRIFGSTQLKRGLAQMLKGGVIMDVTSVEQAKIAEAAGAVAVMALEKIPADIRAQGGVARMADPALVKQIMKAVSIPVMAKVRIGHFVEAQILEALEIDFIDESEVLTPADETHHIDKWNFKIPFVCGARNLGEALRRISEGASMIRTKGEPGTGNIVEAVRHMRLVMDEIRKIQNMSEEELYVEAKEIGAPIELVREVKQLGRLPVVNFAAGGIATPADAALMMQLGADGVFVGSGIFKSSNPRKRAEAIVAATTYFDDPKILVKVSEDLGEEMKGLDIRDLSEKDLMQVRSE